ATTGGATAACTATCAATCTGGTAATGCCATTGAAATTAGTATTTTTGAGATAGGGCAAAAAATAGATGTAACGGGCACTACTATCGGAAAGGGTTATGCTGGTACGATTAAGCGCCATCATTTTTCTTCTAATCGTGCGAGTCATGGTAATTCAAAAGCGCATAGAAAACCGGGTTCAATCGGTATGGCTCAGGATCCTGGTCGCGTTTTTCCAGGAAAGCGGATGTCGGGGCGCTTAGGTGGTGTGCGTCGGACTACTCAAAACCTTGAAATATTAAGAATTGATGTTGAACGTAGTCTGTTGCTGGTAAAGGGTGCAATTCCTGGTTCTAAGGGTAATGAAGTATTGATACGCCCAAGTATTAAGCATGCTCAGTTAGCGATTGAAGAAAAAAATGGTAAGAAGGTGAATGCATAATGGAACTGAAGCTTGTTAGTGAAAAAGAGCAAGCAGTGGGCAGTATTTCTGTTTCAGATGCTTTGTTTGGACGGGAATATAATGAAGCGCTTGTTCATCAGGTAATTAGATCATACTTGGCTAATGCCAGAAGTGCTAATCGTGCGCAAAAAGGACGATCTGATATTTCGAAATCCAAACGGAAGCCATGGCGTCAGAAGGGAACAGGTCGGGCGCGTGTTGGTGCTGCATCCAGCCCGATCTGGCGCGGCGGTGGAAAAGTGTTTCCGAATAGTCCTGATGAGAATTTTAGTCAAAAAATAAATCGAAAAATGTATCGTGCTGGTATTTGCGTTATATTGTCTCAATTAGCTCGTGAGAACCGTATTTCGATAGTCGATACAATCACTGTAGATGAACCAAAGACAAAAATATTTTCTGCGAAATTAAAGAATCTCGATCTTGATGAAGTCATGATCATTTCTAATGAAATTAATGAAAACTTGTATCTGTCATCTCGCAATATACCTAAGGTATTGATTGTTGAAGTGAAGCATGCTGATCCTGTTAGCCTTCTCAGATATAAGAAAGTTCTAATAACTACAGAAGGACTTAAAAAATTTGAGGAGTTTCTGATATGAAAAACGCGATAAATAATCAAGAGCGTTTATTACAAATAATTCTTGCTCCTCAAATATCGGAAAAAGCGACACATATTGGTGAAAAAAATAAACAGTCGGTTTTTCGTGTTGCTCATGATGCAACAAAAATAGAGATTAAAGCTGCAATTGAGTTATTGTGGAAAGAACAAAAAATCAATGTGGATAGTGTTCAGGTTTTAAACGTAAAAGGTAAGAAAAAACGTTTTGGCCGCCATATGGGACAACGCAGTGGTTGGAAAAAAGCTTTTGTAAGTTTAAAAGATGGTAAAGAAATTAATTATACAGAATTTTCAACGGGGGAGGATAAGTAATGGCACTTGTTAAATTAAGGCCAACATCTCCTGGACGCCGTTCTGTTGTTAGGCTTGTTAATAAGGAGCTATATAAGGGGGCGCCTTATAGTAAGCTTTTAGAGAAACAATCAAAAACAGCTGGCCGTAATCATAATGGTCATATAACGACGAGACATAGAGGCGGTGGCCATAAGCAGCATTATAGGCATATTGATTTTCGCAGAAATAAAGATAATGTAATCGCCAGAATTGAGCGGATTGAATATGATCCTAATAGAAGTGCCAATTTAGCATTGGTTTGCTATTCTGATGGTGAACGTCGTTACATAATTGCACCTAAAGGTGTATCGGTTGGAATGCAACTGAGTAGTGGACCTGGTGTGCAAATTAAAACGGGTAATGCTTTGCCGTTAAGAAATATTCCTATTGGTACTACAATTCATTGTGTTGAACTGTTGCCGGGTAAAGGCGCCCAACTTGCAAGGTCTGCTGGTACATCGGTACAATTGCAGGCAAAGGATGGAAATTATTCACAAATAAAGTTACGTTCCGGTGAAATAAGAAAAATTCATC
This genomic window from Nitrosomonas cryotolerans ATCC 49181 contains:
- the rplD gene encoding 50S ribosomal protein L4 encodes the protein MELKLVSEKEQAVGSISVSDALFGREYNEALVHQVIRSYLANARSANRAQKGRSDISKSKRKPWRQKGTGRARVGAASSPIWRGGGKVFPNSPDENFSQKINRKMYRAGICVILSQLARENRISIVDTITVDEPKTKIFSAKLKNLDLDEVMIISNEINENLYLSSRNIPKVLIVEVKHADPVSLLRYKKVLITTEGLKKFEEFLI
- the rplC gene encoding 50S ribosomal protein L3, producing MSLGLIGRKIGMTRIFSENGESLPVTVLDVSHNYISQIKKPETDGYFAVQVSFGKRRASRVSKSEAGHFAKAGLEAGSRLREFRVVSEELDNYQSGNAIEISIFEIGQKIDVTGTTIGKGYAGTIKRHHFSSNRASHGNSKAHRKPGSIGMAQDPGRVFPGKRMSGRLGGVRRTTQNLEILRIDVERSLLLVKGAIPGSKGNEVLIRPSIKHAQLAIEEKNGKKVNA
- the rplW gene encoding 50S ribosomal protein L23, which gives rise to MKNAINNQERLLQIILAPQISEKATHIGEKNKQSVFRVAHDATKIEIKAAIELLWKEQKINVDSVQVLNVKGKKKRFGRHMGQRSGWKKAFVSLKDGKEINYTEFSTGEDK
- the rplB gene encoding 50S ribosomal protein L2, coding for MALVKLRPTSPGRRSVVRLVNKELYKGAPYSKLLEKQSKTAGRNHNGHITTRHRGGGHKQHYRHIDFRRNKDNVIARIERIEYDPNRSANLALVCYSDGERRYIIAPKGVSVGMQLSSGPGVQIKTGNALPLRNIPIGTTIHCVELLPGKGAQLARSAGTSVQLQAKDGNYSQIKLRSGEIRKIHLDCRATIGEVGNEEHSLRSIGKAGAQRWRGIRPTVRGVAMNPVDHPHGGGEGKTAAGRHPVSPWGTPAKGYRTRSNKRTDVMIVRRRYSKKG